The sequence AATCCGTTCCGAATCACCGTTACCATAAATATCCGCTGAATCAATAAAGTTAACGCCCCGGTCATGAACTGTCTCTAAGACGTTCGCTGCCGCATCGGTATCTAAACGAACCATCCGCATAATACCCAGCGCAACCGCAGACGCTTTGAGCTGACTAGCGCCAATTTGAATTGTCTTCATAATTGTTATCCCCTTTTTGATGAATTATAGTTAAAAACATCTGCCAACGAAACTAATAATACCTGTACAAATTAAAGTTAAGTTAAAACCCTTATACAAAATATATATCCCTTTCTTTTATCACTAATATGATTTCCTTGATCAATTAACTATATAACACTTTTGCTAAGATTTAAGAAAGCTTTACCAAAAGTGCCACCAGTTTTTATTACGCTTATTTTTATACATGTCCTCTTCTGGAGAATTGTTTTGTCGTTTCTGAGATGACTTAGAAGTTTCAAGTAAGCCATTTATTTTTTGAATATGGGCTTTTAGCTCTCTATTTTCTGCTACAGTTGTTAATTGAAGTTGTTGTTGCTGATCTATCAGTTTTATTAGATGATCTATTTGTTGGTCTTTGGTAGCAAGCTGTTTGTCACGTTGAGACTTTAAATCTGCTACTTCTCTTCTTAGAGTAGCGATTAGCTCATTATTTTCTTCGCTAGTCTTTGTCTCTTTTTTGCTACCTGTTTGTTGGTTCTTTGCTACCAAAGGCTTTGCTACCTTATCTCTAATAATCCTTTCAGCTGTAAGGCTAACCATGTTTGTACCTTGACGATCTTTTTGTCGGTTCTTTGTTGGTAGTCTTTGGTAGTGATATTGAATAGTCTGCTTGGAGACCTTCAATTCATTAGCAAGTTCTCTAATAGTTTTAGACATGATTTTAAAACCCCTTTCGGAGATCAGCGAGAAATTCTTGTCTTGCTTGATCTCTGATTTTTTGATCATGTTCAGCTTGTTTTTCAGCCAGTACCTGTTTTTCAGTTGTTCCTAAAGGCAAGCATTTAACTTTGTCAATTGCACGCCACTTTTCTTTATCTGATAATTCATCATTGTGCTGAATGTTAAAGAGTTTTTGACGCTCATCTTGAACTTTTCCTTGAGAAAAATCATTTGCGTCCTTTTTTTCAGGTTTCCAAGTAAAAGAATAACCGATAACTGGTTTTCCTCTGCCTTTACCATATTTTTTTCTAATCGTTAGCCCTCTAAAAAGCGGGGTTAATTCTTCTCTAATTGGCTTAATAACCTTTTT comes from Paucidesulfovibrio gracilis DSM 16080 and encodes:
- a CDS encoding aldo/keto reductase, translated to MKTIQIGASQLKASAVALGIMRMVRLDTDAAANVLETVHDRGVNFIDSADIYGNGDSERI
- a CDS encoding DUF536 domain-containing protein, whose product is MSKTIRELANELKVSKQTIQYHYQRLPTKNRQKDRQGTNMVSLTAERIIRDKVAKPLVAKNQQTGSKKETKTSEENNELIATLRREVADLKSQRDKQLATKDQQIDHLIKLIDQQQQLQLTTVAENRELKAHIQKINGLLETSKSSQKRQNNSPEEDMYKNKRNKNWWHFW